The following are from one region of the Azospirillum sp. TSH100 genome:
- a CDS encoding zinc-dependent alcohol dehydrogenase family protein, which produces MSQDPNNTMRALVLDAYNAPFRLTEVARPVAGQGQVLVRIAASGVNPLDTKIRAGAAAHAKHPLPAILGIDLAGEVVAVGPGVTAFKPGDQVYGMTGGVGGRQGSLAEYATVQADLLAHKPANLTMREAAALPLITITAWEGLVDRANVQSGQTVLVHGGAGGVGHVAVQIARAFGATVWATESAGKKAVVEQLGATAIDYRAETVETYVARHTGGRGFDLVYDTAGGPVLDASFQAVRRFGHVVSCLGWGTHALAPLSFRAATYSGVFTLLPLLTGEGMANHGEILRRAAALVEAGKLLPRLDPRRFSLEQADDAHTAVTDGSAGGKIVVDIAL; this is translated from the coding sequence CAGGTGCTGGTCCGCATCGCCGCCAGCGGCGTCAACCCGCTGGACACCAAGATTCGGGCCGGTGCCGCCGCCCATGCGAAACATCCGCTGCCCGCCATCCTCGGCATCGATCTGGCGGGCGAGGTCGTCGCCGTCGGTCCCGGTGTCACCGCCTTCAAGCCCGGCGATCAGGTCTATGGCATGACCGGCGGCGTCGGCGGGCGCCAGGGCTCGCTGGCGGAGTACGCAACCGTGCAGGCCGACCTGCTCGCGCACAAGCCGGCGAACCTGACGATGCGCGAAGCCGCGGCCCTGCCGTTGATCACCATCACCGCCTGGGAGGGGCTGGTCGACCGCGCCAATGTCCAATCCGGCCAGACGGTCCTGGTCCATGGCGGGGCCGGCGGTGTGGGGCATGTTGCGGTGCAGATCGCCCGCGCGTTCGGTGCGACCGTCTGGGCAACGGAGTCCGCAGGCAAGAAGGCAGTGGTCGAACAACTCGGCGCCACCGCCATCGATTACCGGGCCGAGACGGTCGAAACATACGTCGCCCGCCACACCGGAGGCCGCGGTTTCGATCTGGTCTATGACACCGCCGGCGGACCGGTGCTCGATGCCTCGTTCCAGGCGGTGCGGCGCTTCGGCCATGTGGTCAGCTGCCTGGGCTGGGGAACGCATGCGCTGGCGCCGCTCTCGTTCCGTGCGGCGACCTATTCCGGCGTCTTCACCCTGCTGCCCCTGCTGACGGGGGAAGGAATGGCGAACCATGGCGAAATCCTGCGCCGCGCCGCCGCGCTGGTCGAAGCCGGCAAACTGCTGCCCCGCCTCGATCCGCGGCGCTTCTCGCTGGAGCAGGCCGACGACGCGCACACCGCCGTGACCGATGGAAGTGCCGGCGGCAAGATCGTCGTCGACATCGCACTCTGA
- a CDS encoding HPP family protein yields the protein MTREKLAALRDRLAGLGEVVFRPILPGATLRDRMIACCGALLGIAATGLLCRNMLDFISSAPVLVAPMGASAVLLFAVPASPLAQPWSIVGGNTLSAIVGVLVATVIPDPMLAGAAAVALAIATMSLTRCLHPPGGAAALTAVLGGPAVTEMGIKFAFFPVAVNSVLLLTAGLMFHRLSGHRYPHKPVNAHRTNDPPPQLRPGLTQGDVDDALRTLAETLDVSRDDLGALLVNAELHALERLHADITCREIMSRDLVTVTPDTHPQVARARLLEHGFRTLPVVDGQNAVVGIVGHEQLSHGDAVHHGARVAAVMAPAATELPDTPVFRLLGRLSDGRTHDVVIVDQNRRVLGMITQTDLLVVLARTALARAVQTGVDGLNDALPRGYLRDVTAGRA from the coding sequence ATGACCAGGGAAAAGCTTGCCGCCTTGCGGGACCGTCTGGCGGGTTTGGGGGAGGTCGTGTTCCGGCCGATCCTGCCCGGCGCCACGCTGCGCGACCGCATGATCGCCTGCTGCGGTGCGTTGCTGGGCATCGCCGCGACCGGGCTGCTCTGCCGCAACATGCTGGACTTCATCTCGAGCGCGCCGGTGCTGGTGGCGCCGATGGGGGCGTCGGCGGTACTGCTGTTCGCGGTGCCGGCCAGCCCGCTCGCCCAGCCCTGGTCGATCGTCGGCGGCAACACGCTGTCGGCCATCGTCGGGGTGCTGGTCGCCACCGTCATTCCCGACCCTATGCTGGCGGGCGCCGCCGCGGTGGCGCTGGCCATCGCCACCATGTCGCTGACCCGTTGCCTGCATCCGCCCGGCGGCGCCGCCGCCCTGACCGCGGTGCTCGGCGGGCCGGCGGTGACGGAGATGGGCATCAAGTTCGCCTTCTTCCCCGTCGCGGTGAACTCCGTCCTGCTGCTGACCGCCGGACTGATGTTCCACCGGCTGTCCGGCCACCGCTATCCGCACAAGCCGGTCAACGCCCACCGCACCAACGACCCGCCGCCGCAGTTGCGCCCCGGCCTGACCCAGGGCGATGTCGACGATGCGCTGCGCACGCTGGCCGAGACGCTGGACGTCAGCCGCGACGATCTCGGCGCCCTGCTGGTCAATGCCGAGCTGCACGCGCTGGAGCGGCTGCATGCCGACATCACCTGCCGCGAGATCATGTCGCGCGATCTCGTCACCGTCACGCCGGACACCCACCCGCAGGTGGCCCGCGCCCGGCTGCTGGAGCATGGCTTCCGCACACTGCCGGTGGTGGATGGGCAGAACGCGGTCGTCGGCATCGTCGGGCACGAGCAGCTGTCGCACGGCGACGCCGTCCATCACGGAGCGCGTGTCGCCGCGGTGATGGCGCCGGCGGCGACCGAGCTGCCGGACACTCCGGTCTTCCGCCTGCTCGGCCGCCTGTCCGACGGCCGGACCCATGACGTGGTGATCGTCGACCAGAACCGCCGGGTGCTGGGAATGATCACCCAGACCGACCTGCTGGTGGTGCTGGCCCGCACCGCGCTGGCGCGTGCGGTGCAGACCGGGGTCGATGGGCTGAACGATGCCCTGCCACGCGGCTACCTGCGCGACGTGACCGCCGGGCGGGCGTAG
- the soxR gene encoding redox-sensitive transcriptional activator SoxR codes for MLSPEDYDKEMTVGEVARRSGVAVSTIHFYEAQGLIQSWRNPGNQRRFSRDVLRRVAVIKVAQRLGISLASIADALNALPQDRSPTTADWRRMSERWRAELDDRITKLTKLRDNLDGCIGCGCLSIRDCPLRNPWDELGDGGPGPRLLDPA; via the coding sequence ATGCTGTCGCCGGAGGACTACGACAAGGAAATGACGGTGGGGGAGGTGGCGCGTCGGTCCGGCGTGGCGGTCTCGACCATCCATTTCTACGAGGCGCAGGGGCTGATCCAAAGCTGGCGCAACCCAGGCAACCAACGCCGATTCTCCCGCGACGTGCTGCGGCGGGTGGCGGTCATCAAGGTGGCGCAGCGGCTGGGCATCTCGCTCGCCTCCATCGCCGACGCGCTGAACGCCCTGCCGCAGGACCGTTCCCCGACCACCGCCGACTGGCGCCGCATGTCGGAGCGCTGGCGGGCCGAGCTGGACGACCGCATCACCAAGCTGACCAAGCTGCGCGACAATCTGGACGGCTGCATCGGCTGCGGCTGCCTGTCGATCCGCGACTGCCCGTTGCGCAACCCGTGGGACGAGCTTGGCGACGGCGGCCCCGGCCCGCGGCTGCTCGATCCGGCCTGA
- a CDS encoding D-alanyl-D-alanine carboxypeptidase family protein: MIVVNPRPRSEGRSAALFRRLAACLSLAAAVLLPVPALALSQPDTAARQAYLVDLSSGAVLLDKNGTARMAPSSMTKMMTAYLTYDALVHGRTTLDTSFPVSQTAWKMGGSRMFLKLGSTVRVEDLLRGLLIDSGNDAAVALAEGLAGSESAFAAMMNAKARALGMADSHFMNASGWPDPDHYTTARDLAILAGHLIRDFPQFYHYESERTFTWNGIRQGNRNPLLYHPVSVDGIKTGHTEVGGYGLTASGERNGRRLVLVVNGLPSPQSRNDEPTRLLDWAWNSFRLYPLLRKGELVEQAPVWMGAEDSVPVTVADDVTVTMAPADRNSLHVVATLVEPLPSPVHRGDVVGQLRIDYDGAVRRQVDLVAGADVPASSGLTALGQRLGHLLP, translated from the coding sequence GTGATCGTCGTCAATCCGCGGCCGCGCTCCGAAGGCCGGTCCGCCGCCCTCTTTCGCCGCTTGGCCGCCTGCCTGTCTCTGGCCGCCGCCGTCCTGCTCCCGGTTCCCGCTCTCGCGCTGTCCCAGCCGGACACGGCGGCCAGGCAGGCCTATCTGGTCGATCTCTCCAGCGGTGCCGTGCTGCTGGACAAGAACGGGACGGCCCGCATGGCGCCGTCCTCGATGACCAAGATGATGACGGCTTATTTGACCTATGATGCGCTGGTCCATGGCCGGACGACGCTCGACACCAGCTTCCCGGTCAGCCAGACCGCCTGGAAGATGGGCGGCTCCCGCATGTTCCTGAAGCTGGGCAGCACGGTGCGGGTCGAGGATCTGCTGCGCGGGCTGCTGATCGACAGCGGCAACGACGCCGCCGTCGCGCTGGCCGAGGGGCTGGCCGGCAGCGAATCCGCCTTCGCCGCGATGATGAACGCCAAGGCGCGCGCGCTGGGGATGGCCGACAGCCATTTCATGAACGCCAGCGGCTGGCCGGATCCGGACCACTACACCACCGCCCGCGATCTGGCGATCCTCGCCGGCCATCTGATCCGCGACTTTCCGCAATTCTACCATTACGAGTCGGAGCGGACCTTCACCTGGAACGGCATCCGCCAGGGCAACCGCAACCCGCTGCTCTACCACCCGGTCAGCGTCGACGGCATCAAGACCGGCCACACCGAGGTCGGCGGCTATGGCCTGACCGCGTCGGGCGAGCGCAACGGCCGCCGTCTCGTGCTGGTGGTCAACGGCCTGCCCAGCCCGCAGTCCCGCAACGACGAGCCGACCCGGCTGCTCGACTGGGCCTGGAACAGCTTCAGGCTCTATCCCCTGCTGCGCAAGGGCGAGCTGGTCGAACAGGCGCCGGTGTGGATGGGGGCGGAGGACAGCGTGCCGGTGACGGTCGCCGACGACGTGACCGTCACCATGGCGCCGGCCGACCGCAACAGCCTGCATGTCGTCGCCACCCTGGTCGAACCGCTGCCGAGCCCGGTCCATCGCGGTGACGTCGTCGGCCAGCTGCGCATCGACTATGACGGCGCCGTCCGCCGGCAGGTTGATCTGGTCGCCGGCGCCGACGTTCCGGCCTCCAGCGGCCTGACCGCGCTCGGCCAGCGGCTTGGGCATCTGTTGCCGTGA